CCTGTCCCAACAGCATCGCGAACCAACACTCCCTGTTCGACGAATTCCTGTACGATTTCTTCCATGAAGAACGGCGCACCTTCGGCTTTCTCTAAGATCAGTTGCTTCAGGTCGTAAAGGGGCGACCGACCTGTCTCGCTCGGAGATTCACCGAGCAACTCGTTCAGGAATTCTTCGGCTTCGACTCTACCAAAGGGTGCCAAGCGCAGCCGCGAGTAATAAGTCTTCTGTCCCCATTCATGCCGATATTCGGGACGATAGTTTACGAGTAACAGCACCTTGACCGACGCCAGTCCTTCACTCAATGTGTCTAAGAAGCCTTGCGTCTCATTGTCGATCCAGTGGAGGTCTTCAAAAATCAAGATCAGTGGTCGGTTGAGGCTCTCGCGTAGGAACAGCTTCTTGAGGGCTTCAAAGGTGCGTCTCCGCCGAATCTGAGAGTCCATCTGTTGCAACGGTAAGGGGTACTCTTCAATGCTCAGCAGGGCAAACAGGTATGGCAACGTGTCTTCTAAGCCACGATCTAAGTTGAGCACTTTGCCGGTGACTTTTTCGCGGCGGCTGCGTTCATCGTCGTGCGGTTCAAGACGAAAGTAGTTCTTGAGCAGTTCAATAACAGGCAGATATGGCGACGCTTTCCCGTGCGAGACCGAAGACGTTTCCAATATCAGGCCACTTGAATGGCTGAGGAGTTTGAATTCATAAAAGAGTCGTGACTTCCCTAAGCCAGGTTCTCCCATGACGCCGACGATCTGTCCCTGGCCTGCTGTGGCTTGGACAAGAGCGTGTTGTAACTGCGCCAGTTCATTCTGCCGTCCGACAAAACGTGTGAGGCCACGACGGGTGGCCGAGACTTGCAGTCGGGTTCGGGCCGGTCCGACTCCAAGAACTTCATATAGATGTAACGGTTCTTCGAGGCCTTTAATCTGCGTCTGCCCCAGGGCTTTGAAAGAAAAATATCCATCTGTGAGTTTCTGCGTGTGCGCTGTCACAAGGATCGAGCCCGGTGTTGCCAGTTGTTCCATGCGGGCAGCGAGGTTGGTGGAATGGCCGATAGGGACGTAATCAGCATGCAGGTCATCTTTCCGAATCGAGCGGACGACGACCTCACCGGTGTTGATGCCGACGCGCATCGCCAACGGGACCCCGTGTTTAAGCCGGGTTTGGTCACCATAGCGGCGCATGGTTTCTTGCATGCGCAAAGCGGCATAGACGGCGCGCTGGGGGTGATCTTCTTGAGCAATAGGTGCACCGAATAAGGCGAAGATGCCATCGCCTAGCGCTTGGGCGACATAGCCATCATATTGGTGCACAGCCTCCATCATCACTTGCAGTGCGGGATCAATAATCGCTCGCGCTTCTTCGGGATCCAATCCTTCAATCAATGCCGTCGAACCTTTGAGATCGGCAAACAGCGCGGTAATCGTCTTGCGCTCGCCGTCGGTGATTTCTGCTGCACGAATGCGCTCGGCGAGATGCGGGGGCGTGTAGGAGGCTGGGGGCTGGGGGTTAGGGGTTAGGGGTTGGAGAGAGCTTGGAACTTGAGAGTGAGAACTTGACACAAGCGCAGCCCCGACCCACACGAGTCCTCGACCGGACTCCTCCTTCACGCGTAGATCAGAAAAGAGCAATTCGTCTTTCAGGTCTGCCAACGCTTCATCATCAAGATCAAACTCCCGCTTGAGCGCACGATACGTTATCTTTCCTGTGCGTTGCAGCAGCGTCCGGGCTTGGTCCACTACGTCCGAAAATTTCATGCACCGTCTCTATTAATCTTGCACTACCCAGTGATAAAAAGCCCAGCTTCTTTACCCAGTTACTTGTTTTTACCCAACCCCTAGTCCCTAACCCCCAACCCCTATTTTTTCTCCAGCCATTGATTAAACCGCGGCACACGCTTTTGTTGAAAGGCTTTCATCCCTTCGGTGGCATCAGGATGATGGTCGGTTACAGCGGTTTTCGAGGCAATCTCATCTAGTGACTGTGACCAAGTCATCTCGGCCGCGTTGTAGATCGAACGCTTGAGCATGCGCATGGCGACTTGTGGGCCATTGGCCAGTTCTTGGGCGAGCTCCATCGTGCGTGGCAGTAACTCTTTGGCTGGAACGACTTCATGTAACAATCCCAGCGCGTGCGCTTCAGCAGCAGGCACGATACGTTTGCGCATGAGGAAATCCATCGTCTTGGCGACGCCCATAAGCTGCACTAAGAGATATTGTCCACCTTCATCAGGTAAAAGGCCAAATCGTAAGGTCGCACTGCCCATACGTGCTTCTTCGGAGGCGATGCGAAAATCACAGGCCAGCGCCAGCGAGAATCCTGTCTGAATCGCCACTCCGTTAATGGCAGCGATAGTGATCTTATCGAGATTACGGACTGCCTGGTTCACCGGTTGCGAGAGCGAACGCAGCCCATTGTAGGTGCCGGTGGCGTTGTGGTGTCCGGGCGGAATATCGGGGACGAGAGCCGTATTGTGGTCGGTGTTGGTCGGATGCCCAGAGATGTCATCTCCAGCAGAAAACGCGCGGCCAGAGCCGGTGAATACAACCACGCGTATCGCATCGTCCATTTGCGCTTGCAGTAGTGTTTCGACTAAGTCACGTTTCAGATGATGCGTCATGCCATTCAGGCGCTCTGGTTGATTAAACGTGACGACCGCAATTCCTGGATCGTGCACTTTGACTTCAAAGCCGCGGAACTCTCCTGTTTGCATGCAATCTTCCTCCGAGCCTTTTCCTTTATCTCTGAAACACGCTAGAGTGCAACCGGTCACGAGCCTACCCGAATAGCGGTGGGTAACATGTCATGTTGAGCGTAGCGAAACATCCCTCTTCAACATTAGGAGGAAAGATTCTTCGCTTCACTCAGAATGACAACGCCGAAGGGAGTACCTATGGACGAACTGAAAGTTGAAGTGAGAAACCGCGTTGGGATTCTCACGTTGAACCGCCCGGATAAGCTGAACGCATTAACTCGAACGATGGGTGACTCTGCGGTCGTCACTCTGAAAGAGTGGGCTGAGAGTCCAGATGTTGGTGCGGTGATTGTGACCGGTGCAGGGCGTGGCTTCTGCGCTGGCGGTGATGTTTCCGCAATGGATCGTGGTACAGAGATGGGCGTCAAAGGCGCGACGCTTGAACAGAAGGTCGATTCTCTGCGTGAGCGACAATCCTGGCCGTGGTTGTTGTATTCGATTCCTAAGGTGACGATTGCCGTAGTCAATGGACCAGCCGCTGGCGCAGGGCTTGGCCTCGCGATGTCGTGTGACTTACGTATCGCTTCAGACCAAGCACGGTTTGGTACTGCGTACGCACGCGTCGGCTATGGTGGTGACTACGGTGCAACGTGGCAATTGACACGCTTAGTCGGGCAAGCCAAGGCGAAAGAGTTGTTCTTCTTACCGGATATGATCACTGCAACCGAAGCGCAGCAATTGAATCTCGTCAATCGTGTCTTTCCGCACGAGAAATTATGGGAGGAAGCGATAGTGATTGCTGAGCGTATCGCCTCTGGACCACTGATGAGCTATCGCTACATGAAGGCGAATATCAACGCGTCGATGAATGTTGATTTCCGTACGATGTTGGACCGTGAAGCTGAGACCCACGTGCGTTGTGGAGAGACAGAAGATCACAGAGAGGGTGTTCGAGCGTTTATGGAGAAACGGCAGCCAGTTTTTCGTGGCCGTTAGCGAAACGGTGTAACAGCGGGGAGGTGTGGCATGGAAGTCGTGCAAGAGGAAAGGCAGGCAGAGACAGAGGCAGAGAGGGAGAGAAAAAGAGATAGAGAAATGGGTTTGTTCTGCCCACTTTGCAATGTATTTGCTGGTCGACGTATTCGTAACAAGTTGTATTGTGGAAACTGTGGGTTCGTTGAGTCGTGACACGACTGTCGTTAGTCTTCCGGGAGAAGACGAAACAGTAATGAGTAATGAGTAACGAGTGATGAGTAACGAACTAGAATACAAGAGAGGGGGCAGGAGGCAGAGAGCTTCATCCCGCCCTCTGTACTCGTTACCTAACACGTAACACGTAACACGTAACACGGAGGTCCTTATGATCTACGAAGTACGCACCTATAGACTGAAACCGGGATCAATTCCTGAAGTCGAAAAACGCTTTGCCGAGGTCTTGCCGCATCGAGAAAAGTATTCGAAGCTCGGCGCGTTGTGGCACACAGAGTTAGGTCCGCTCAATCAGATTGTGCATGTATGGCCATACGAATCGCTCGATCAGCGCATGGAACTGCGCGGACAGGCGATGAAAGATCCCAATTGGCCACCGAAAATCGGTGAGTTTATTGAGGAGATGGAATCCGAGATTTTCCTGCCGACCGCATTCATGGAGCCGCTTGGCAACCGCAAGCTCGGCCCGATCTACGAAATGCGTTCCTATATCTATAAGGCAGGCGCAATGCCAGAAGTGTTAAAACGGTGGGAGAAGTCGATTGGCGACCGCACCAAACTTTCGCCGCTGGCTGCCTGTTGGCACAGTGAGCTAGGTGAACTCAACAAGTTCGTGCATCTGTGGGCATATCCGAGTTTTGGCGAGCGCGATCGCATTCGCGCTGAGTCGATGAAACTGCCATCGTGGCCACCGCCGACCGCGGAGTTTCTGGTAAAGATGAGTAACAAGATTCTGCTTCCAGCGACGTGTTCGCCGATGCAATAGGGGGCTAGGGGCTTGGGATTTGGGGCTTGAAGAAGAAGGTTCTCGTTTCTGGTCCAAAGTAGGATAGGTCGATGATTTGTTTCTTTGTCTTACCAGTCCCAAGCCCCTAGTCTCTAGCCCCAAAGGGAAAGGCAGTACGTCTTGGGCCACAGCAGAAAGAGGAGGTAGCAATGAGCGGCGTCAAAATCGGTATTGGTTTCGGTCAATGGAAATACGGGTTGCCTGAACCCGAACTGATCTGTCGGAGTGCAGAACAGGCCGAGGCAGTTGGTCTCGATTCGCTTTGGTTGTCTGATCACATTGTGACACGTAACCCGACGCTTGATATCACCTGCCTCTTTGCCATGATCGCTGCACGTACGAAACGCGTGAAAATGGGACCGAGTGTGCTAACCCTGCCAGCGCGTAATCCCGTGCAGGTAGCGAAGACTTATGCAACGCTTGATTATCTGTCGAATGGCCGTATGGTGATGGCAGTTGGGTCAGGCAGCGATCTTCGTGATCTGGAAGCCTGTGGGGTTCCCACGCAAGATCGCGGAAAACGTTTAGATGAGGGGATCGAGATCCTTCGCAAATTGTGGACTGAACAGAATGTGACCCATCACGGCAAGTTTTATCAGTTTGAGAACGTCAACATTGAACCCAAGCCGCGTAAAGGCTCGCTCGATATTTGGATCGGTGGCAAAAGCGACGCCATCCTCAAACGCGTCGTGCGACTTGGTGATGGCTGGTTCCCGGCTTTGACGACACCCGCAGAATTCAAAGCCGATATGGATAAGCTTATCGCCTTTGGTGAAGAGGCTGGTCGTAAAGTCAATCCGCGCGAAGCTGGCGTGTTGTTACTGACTCATATCGACGAAAACCGTGAGCGGGCATGGCAAAAAGTTGCCCCGTTCCTTCGTGGCTTAAATATGGAGCCTGAGGCGGTGGCCGAACGCTGCATCGTCGGCCCCGCGCAAGAATGTGTGGAAAAACTGCATCGCTTTGTTGAAGCTGGATGTGTGAAGTTCGTGCTGCGACCCTCCTGTCCACAAGAAGATATTCTTCCGCAGATCGAACTCTATGGGAAATCCATTCTTCCCCACTTTTCCGCAAACTAGACACTGAAAAGTTGGAACGAGAAACTAAAAGCGACGTTACCGTGCTTGGCCACGGCTCACTCATGAGTGGGCGTGGCCTCGCGTTTTCAGGTGCACTGCAAGTGAAAGACGCTTGTATCGTTGCACTGAGACACTGTCGGCGCGGCTTTGCGAAGCTGTCGCGCTATGGTGATCGGTTTGCTACTGACATTGAAACGCAGCAATTTCCACTGGCAGGTTGGCGGGTACCTCTAACGATCCCACCAAACGGTGAAGTCGAAACGTTGGCACTGACTGTTGCTCTTGAAGATTTCTTACGACTGGTGAAACGAGAAGGATACCGTCCCGAAGCGATGCAACAATTAGCCGAGATAGCAGCAACGCGACAACGGTCAGTAGCGGAGTGGTTGTGGGAATTACAAGCCGACGCTGGGCACGACCCAGTGCTGTATCGTCGCAAGCTCTTTGCGCTCACCAATTACACATCCCCACATTACATTCCTCATCCGGTTCGTCTTGCTAACGGAAGGTATGGACTCATCTTTCTTGCCCCAGGAAGTGAAGGGACGGGTTCTGCCGATGTTATTTCCATCCGACAACAGACCGGTATGCAAGGAGTGATGAATCTTCTTCAGACCTGGAAGAAAAAGCCGAACGATGATCAGTTGTCCTACTTTTTGTCGTGCTTGCTGGGTGGCGTGCATGGAGTCAACGTGCGGGATCTGCTTGTGGCCGTAGATGAAGAGCCGTCTCTAGCGTTACTACTGCGCGAACGTTTAGCTGTGGAGATACTGGAAGAATGTGAACGATTTGTTGCAGTGACAAATTTATCTCAGATAGAATACCAACAGCTGTTTGGAGATCCCGAGGAACGATTCACACGTAGTGGACTTCACGCTTTTCTGGAGTCTGGGGTGACAGAAGAGCAGGACTAAAACTTGAGAGGTGTCGGGCGATAGCTATGGCAGATAAAGAGTCTCACTCGTCTCACCAAGGGGGAGCTATGGCATTTTTCTCGGTTGCGATTGGCCAGGAGCATTTGCGCTTTACGGCAGCTCATTTTATCGCATTTCGTGGTTTTCGCGAACCTTTACATGGACATACATATCAAGCGCGAGTGACGGTGAGTGGTCCAGTTGGCCCCGATGGATACGTTGTGGACTTTCTCGCGCTCAAGAAGATCGCAGAAGAGGAGGTCGCACGACTGCATTTTCGTACGTTGCTTCCACAACAAAGCGACTGCCTTGTCATCGAAGAAAGCGCTGCGCAGGTTGCTGTCCATTGTGAAGATGGGGCCTATTTCGTCTTCCCTCGTGGTGATGTGTACTTTCTGCCGGTCGTGCACTCTTCTTCGGAAGAAATTGCCCAGTATTTGCTTGCTCGTATACGAGAGCGACTCCGGGACGTGCGAGGTTCCAGCATTCAAACGATTGAGGTTATGATCGAAGACATCCCCGGACAGGAAGCGGTGTGTCGGGAAGATTTCTTCGTTCGCTAACATGAAGTGAGAAGATTGAGAGAAGGGGGAGGAGATGCGGAGGGCGTGGTGGATGGTCGGGGTGCTGACGATAGTCCTGCTCAGCGGGTGCGAGGCTTCATTACCGGAACCTGAATCTCCAGCTGCGCAACTTTATCGGCAACGGTGCTCAGCATGCCACCGACTCTATTCTCCCCAACTGCTCACTGCCGAGATGTGGGGGTATATGATTCCCAGGATGGAGCAGGAAATGCTCCGTGGTCGGGTACCGCCGCTCAAGGCAGAAGAGAAACAGACAATCTTGGAGTATTTGCAGAAACATGCGAATAAGCCTTCATAAGGCTGAAAGGAAGAACACGGCTCTAGGCTTTAGAATTTGGGCTCTAGAGAAAAAGGATCGTTAGGCCCTGAGACACACATAAAAATCCTCACTCTTTCCTTTCTAGAGCCGAGAGCCCAAAGCT
The Deltaproteobacteria bacterium DNA segment above includes these coding regions:
- a CDS encoding enoyl-CoA hydratase/isomerase family protein → MQTGEFRGFEVKVHDPGIAVVTFNQPERLNGMTHHLKRDLVETLLQAQMDDAIRVVVFTGSGRAFSAGDDISGHPTNTDHNTALVPDIPPGHHNATGTYNGLRSLSQPVNQAVRNLDKITIAAINGVAIQTGFSLALACDFRIASEEARMGSATLRFGLLPDEGGQYLLVQLMGVAKTMDFLMRKRIVPAAEAHALGLLHEVVPAKELLPRTMELAQELANGPQVAMRMLKRSIYNAAEMTWSQSLDEIASKTAVTDHHPDATEGMKAFQQKRVPRFNQWLEKK
- a CDS encoding enoyl-CoA hydratase encodes the protein MDELKVEVRNRVGILTLNRPDKLNALTRTMGDSAVVTLKEWAESPDVGAVIVTGAGRGFCAGGDVSAMDRGTEMGVKGATLEQKVDSLRERQSWPWLLYSIPKVTIAVVNGPAAGAGLGLAMSCDLRIASDQARFGTAYARVGYGGDYGATWQLTRLVGQAKAKELFFLPDMITATEAQQLNLVNRVFPHEKLWEEAIVIAERIASGPLMSYRYMKANINASMNVDFRTMLDREAETHVRCGETEDHREGVRAFMEKRQPVFRGR
- a CDS encoding NIPSNAP family protein; translated protein: MIYEVRTYRLKPGSIPEVEKRFAEVLPHREKYSKLGALWHTELGPLNQIVHVWPYESLDQRMELRGQAMKDPNWPPKIGEFIEEMESEIFLPTAFMEPLGNRKLGPIYEMRSYIYKAGAMPEVLKRWEKSIGDRTKLSPLAACWHSELGELNKFVHLWAYPSFGERDRIRAESMKLPSWPPPTAEFLVKMSNKILLPATCSPMQ
- a CDS encoding LLM class flavin-dependent oxidoreductase, whose amino-acid sequence is MSGVKIGIGFGQWKYGLPEPELICRSAEQAEAVGLDSLWLSDHIVTRNPTLDITCLFAMIAARTKRVKMGPSVLTLPARNPVQVAKTYATLDYLSNGRMVMAVGSGSDLRDLEACGVPTQDRGKRLDEGIEILRKLWTEQNVTHHGKFYQFENVNIEPKPRKGSLDIWIGGKSDAILKRVVRLGDGWFPALTTPAEFKADMDKLIAFGEEAGRKVNPREAGVLLLTHIDENRERAWQKVAPFLRGLNMEPEAVAERCIVGPAQECVEKLHRFVEAGCVKFVLRPSCPQEDILPQIELYGKSILPHFSAN